In Nakamurella antarctica, the following are encoded in one genomic region:
- a CDS encoding nucleoside deaminase: MHSDEDLIRRALGHGLAAGKAGDVPIGAVVMASNGEIIAVAGNAREARQDPTAHAEILALSTAAKALGTWRLEGCTLAVTAEPCTMCAGAIGLARIQRVVFGCWEPKTGAAGSLWDVLRDRRLTHRPEVRGGVLEAECAAALVEFFAQHR, from the coding sequence CTGCACTCTGACGAAGATCTCATCCGCCGAGCGCTGGGCCATGGACTTGCAGCCGGTAAAGCAGGGGATGTGCCCATCGGCGCGGTGGTGATGGCGTCGAACGGCGAAATTATTGCGGTGGCGGGTAACGCCCGTGAAGCCCGCCAGGATCCGACTGCACACGCGGAAATCCTCGCTTTATCGACCGCGGCAAAGGCCCTCGGTACGTGGCGCCTCGAAGGTTGCACGTTGGCGGTCACCGCGGAACCGTGCACGATGTGCGCGGGCGCGATCGGATTGGCTCGGATCCAGCGAGTCGTTTTCGGCTGTTGGGAACCCAAAACCGGTGCAGCAGGATCGTTGTGGGACGTTTTGCGGGATCGGCGCCTGACGCACCGGCCCGAGGTCCGCGGCGGGGTGCTGGAGGCAGAGTGCGCCGCCGCGTTGGTGGAGTTCTTCGCGCAGCACCGGTAG
- a CDS encoding DUF6480 family protein, producing MTALPPDPDPTNDPDLDAGGSVLPGSTPPDSGSATVGLSHKPKETPKNLGPIVIGITITLAVMISVFLILDALGRFK from the coding sequence ATGACCGCGCTGCCTCCCGACCCAGATCCCACGAACGATCCCGACCTCGACGCCGGCGGGAGCGTGCTGCCGGGCAGCACCCCGCCGGATTCAGGCTCCGCGACAGTGGGGCTGAGCCACAAGCCGAAAGAAACTCCCAAGAACCTGGGGCCGATCGTCATTGGGATCACGATCACCCTCGCCGTGATGATCTCCGTATTCCTCATCCTTGACGCCTTGGGGCGGTTCAAGTAG
- a CDS encoding GOLPH3/VPS74 family protein — protein sequence MGETNLSLIDELALLALREENGRPLIGKMELDCAFAGALLAELEIAGRIALVNSLVLLVDQAPVGHDGVDSLLRQIAADPEPHKPEFWVRTLQPHHPRTGVLTSLTEQGLVKEQETKILGLFTLKRYPQISRVPEAEIRDRMSAAIDGQEVPSRVLVLISLVTGCGLARKLFTLADRPKVRELAKQHWSGLAVRSVIDMNYTEVAAG from the coding sequence ATGGGTGAGACGAATCTGTCGCTGATCGACGAATTGGCTCTTCTGGCGCTGCGCGAGGAGAACGGGCGTCCGCTGATCGGCAAGATGGAGCTCGACTGCGCTTTTGCGGGCGCCTTGCTGGCTGAGCTCGAAATCGCCGGTCGGATCGCGCTGGTGAACTCTCTTGTCCTGCTGGTGGATCAGGCCCCCGTGGGCCACGACGGTGTGGATTCGTTGCTGCGTCAGATCGCGGCTGATCCGGAGCCGCACAAGCCTGAGTTCTGGGTCCGCACCCTGCAACCGCACCACCCTCGCACGGGCGTGTTGACTTCGTTGACGGAGCAGGGCTTAGTCAAAGAGCAGGAAACTAAAATCCTCGGGTTGTTCACTCTGAAGCGCTACCCGCAGATCAGCCGAGTGCCCGAGGCTGAAATTCGCGATCGGATGAGCGCCGCTATTGACGGGCAAGAGGTGCCCAGCCGGGTACTGGTACTGATTTCTCTGGTAACGGGGTGCGGCCTCGCCCGCAAGCTTTTCACCCTTGCCGATCGGCCGAAGGTGCGAGAACTGGCAAAACAGCACTGGTCCGGGCTTGCCGTCCGCTCGGTGATCGATATGAACTACACAGAAGTTGCCGCGGGCTAA
- a CDS encoding MFS transporter, producing MARASGNIAPGPIKGNGDFRLLMLGNAVSEFGTAMGAITVILIAFKYSTSAIITGLIDAVEMLALFLIGVPAGWVADHYSKRIIMKISACGGLISYGLLAWLVFAGRFNFVLLFVFILCVSTASCLYRACGRAALRSIVQSEDIGVATSIVQARAAICSVLGPPIGGLLFATFDWLPLAINSITFLAPILAILLIRRSLADNTCKRTDATFKSSMLIGMAFIAHHRVLRSLTAIGAIASFASAGYVITLVISMQQRHFSATLTGAVQSACAIGLILGALFSQAVAARISLRKTAVLALSLAAFGFATAALAETALIILPALAAGCILVVPLLSAIATYETMTVPITIQGRVTTADEVLTDGLNPLAPLIGTILLTTAGHILALLVFAGLLAAAAVFSYLARGLRILEAQSEFTVHANIGNNEIEARPNA from the coding sequence ATGGCTCGAGCGTCAGGAAATATCGCTCCCGGACCAATCAAAGGAAATGGAGACTTTCGGCTGCTTATGCTTGGTAACGCTGTCAGCGAATTTGGCACCGCTATGGGGGCAATCACCGTCATCCTGATCGCGTTTAAATACAGTACCAGCGCGATAATCACGGGCCTCATCGACGCTGTTGAAATGTTGGCTCTCTTCCTCATTGGCGTGCCCGCAGGATGGGTCGCAGATCACTATTCCAAGCGAATCATCATGAAGATCAGTGCGTGCGGAGGTCTTATCTCATACGGCCTGTTGGCGTGGCTTGTCTTCGCCGGCAGATTCAATTTCGTCCTCCTTTTTGTCTTCATCCTATGCGTCTCGACTGCATCTTGCCTCTATCGAGCTTGCGGGAGGGCGGCGCTGCGTTCGATCGTCCAGTCAGAAGACATCGGTGTAGCAACATCGATAGTCCAGGCGCGCGCTGCGATATGTAGCGTTCTCGGTCCTCCGATTGGAGGCCTTCTGTTCGCTACCTTTGACTGGCTGCCCCTTGCGATAAACTCCATCACTTTTCTCGCTCCAATCTTAGCAATCCTTCTGATAAGACGGTCGTTGGCCGATAACACCTGTAAACGAACCGACGCAACATTCAAATCATCAATGCTCATTGGTATGGCTTTCATTGCGCACCATAGAGTACTCCGAAGCTTGACAGCAATCGGCGCGATCGCAAGCTTCGCCTCCGCCGGCTACGTAATAACGCTAGTAATTTCTATGCAACAACGTCATTTCTCTGCGACGCTCACTGGTGCGGTACAGAGCGCATGCGCCATAGGGCTAATACTCGGGGCGCTCTTCTCGCAAGCAGTCGCCGCGCGAATTTCTTTGCGGAAAACTGCAGTCTTGGCACTGTCGCTTGCTGCATTTGGCTTTGCAACTGCGGCACTTGCCGAGACTGCGCTCATAATACTTCCGGCACTAGCTGCAGGATGCATCTTGGTGGTTCCCTTGCTCAGCGCCATTGCCACATACGAGACAATGACGGTGCCGATCACTATCCAAGGTAGGGTCACTACCGCCGACGAGGTGTTAACCGACGGTCTGAACCCGTTAGCTCCACTCATCGGAACGATATTGCTTACAACCGCCGGTCACATACTTGCACTCCTGGTTTTCGCCGGTCTTTTAGCTGCAGCCGCCGTCTTCTCATATCTAGCCAGAGGACTTCGCATCCTTGAAGCACAATCAGAATTTACAGTTCACGCAAACATAGGGAATAACGAGATTGAGGCTCGCCCAAATGCATAA
- a CDS encoding tRNA adenosine deaminase-associated protein, whose protein sequence is MSTEGFAVAVVRADGKWSCSLLAADLLDDLDGIITGLRRVAADGAVFGLVCVDDEFFVVIRPIPGGVSLLLSDATAALDYDLAADVLDLLHLETPDEDDIDDDAWPEGDLALLADLGVPEQELALIVNEVDLYPDEQLAMIAQRCGFADQLAAVIDKS, encoded by the coding sequence GTGAGCACCGAGGGATTCGCCGTGGCAGTAGTCCGCGCAGACGGGAAATGGAGCTGCTCGCTGCTTGCCGCAGATTTGCTGGACGATCTCGACGGCATCATTACCGGGCTACGTCGCGTCGCAGCCGACGGCGCCGTCTTCGGGCTGGTGTGCGTTGATGATGAGTTCTTCGTCGTCATTCGTCCTATCCCCGGTGGTGTGTCCCTGCTGCTCTCCGATGCGACCGCAGCGCTCGACTACGACCTGGCGGCCGACGTCCTCGACCTGTTGCATCTGGAAACGCCGGACGAGGACGACATCGATGACGATGCTTGGCCGGAGGGCGACCTCGCGCTTCTTGCCGACCTAGGGGTGCCGGAGCAGGAATTGGCGCTCATCGTCAACGAGGTGGACCTCTACCCGGACGAGCAGCTGGCAATGATCGCGCAGCGATGTGGTTTCGCCGACCAGCTGGCAGCGGTCATCGACAAGTCGTGA
- a CDS encoding RecQ family ATP-dependent DNA helicase, with the protein MTKPDQAERLASGGLASGGPASGGPASGGPGVDRIELRERAEHHLRDLVQSQEAVLRADQWVAIEALVADRRRALVVQRTGWGKSAVYFVATALLRSMGAGPTVIISPLLALMRNQISAAAAAGITAVTINSANAQEWGQTYQQVRAGEVDVLLVSPERLNNPGFRDEVLPGLAASAGLLVVDEAHCISDWGHDFRPDYRRIRTMLTQLPAGIPVLATTATANERVMTDVAEQLETSAAGVGADVLVLRGTLDRESLHLGVVTLPSQPARLAWLVEQLPKLQGSGIIYCLTVAATEQVADHLRANGFEVAAYSGQTDQAERLDAEQRLLGNQVKALIATSALGMGFDKPDLGFVIHLGMPASPIAYYQQVGRAGRGVSRATVVALPGTDDQQIWEYFGSLGFPPESAVRETLAVLGASPTPISVPALEAQVSLRRSRLETMLKVLDVDGAVRRVAGGWVATGQAWVYDADRYDRVNTARRGEQNSMLEYLSTTECRLQFLRRVLDDPGAGPCGRCDNCGGLALAMQVDAADVARAAERLNKPGVPVEPRAMWPTAMSQLGVALSGKIAPGQRPEQGRAVARLDSLGHGSALRELFSSNTPDGEVPIPLRHAMVAVLDDWDFPAGRPAGIVFIDSASRPLLVAHIAQGLGRFLKLPVLGSFVLAQDGPLNTGQSNSAQRLKTVVNRHHLHLESNLGAGPVLLVDDYTDSGWTLTVTAKALREAGATAVYPFVLGVR; encoded by the coding sequence ATGACGAAACCCGACCAGGCTGAGCGCCTCGCATCTGGTGGCCTCGCATCTGGTGGCCCCGCATCTGGTGGCCCCGCATCTGGTGGCCCCGGTGTGGACCGCATTGAGCTGCGGGAGCGGGCAGAACACCACCTGCGCGACCTTGTGCAGTCGCAAGAGGCGGTGCTCCGCGCGGATCAGTGGGTGGCGATAGAAGCTCTGGTCGCTGACCGCAGGCGGGCGCTGGTGGTTCAGCGCACGGGCTGGGGGAAGTCTGCCGTGTACTTCGTGGCGACCGCCCTACTGCGCTCGATGGGTGCTGGCCCCACCGTGATCATCTCACCGCTACTGGCGCTGATGCGGAACCAGATCTCGGCCGCCGCTGCGGCCGGCATCACCGCGGTGACGATCAACTCTGCCAACGCCCAAGAGTGGGGCCAGACCTACCAGCAGGTGCGGGCCGGCGAGGTGGACGTACTTCTGGTGTCGCCGGAGCGGTTGAACAACCCGGGTTTTCGAGACGAGGTCCTGCCCGGACTTGCGGCCAGCGCGGGCCTGCTGGTGGTGGACGAGGCGCACTGCATTTCCGATTGGGGCCACGATTTCCGACCGGACTACCGACGGATCCGCACCATGTTGACTCAGTTGCCCGCCGGTATTCCGGTGTTGGCGACCACGGCTACAGCGAATGAGCGCGTGATGACGGATGTTGCCGAACAATTGGAGACCAGCGCTGCGGGCGTCGGGGCAGATGTTCTCGTGCTGCGCGGGACGCTGGACCGGGAGTCTTTGCACCTGGGTGTCGTAACACTGCCCAGCCAACCGGCGCGGTTGGCCTGGTTGGTCGAGCAGCTGCCGAAGCTTCAGGGGTCGGGGATAATATACTGCCTCACGGTCGCCGCCACCGAGCAGGTGGCAGATCACCTGCGGGCCAACGGTTTTGAGGTTGCAGCCTATTCTGGCCAGACGGATCAGGCGGAGCGATTGGACGCCGAGCAGCGACTCCTCGGCAATCAGGTGAAGGCCTTGATCGCTACTTCTGCTCTCGGAATGGGTTTCGACAAACCAGATCTCGGTTTCGTGATCCACCTGGGGATGCCTGCATCGCCGATTGCTTATTACCAACAGGTGGGCCGCGCCGGCCGCGGTGTCTCTCGCGCCACCGTGGTGGCATTACCCGGCACCGACGATCAGCAGATCTGGGAGTACTTCGGGTCGCTGGGATTTCCGCCGGAGTCCGCAGTGCGGGAAACGCTCGCCGTACTCGGTGCTTCGCCCACACCGATCTCGGTTCCAGCTCTAGAAGCGCAAGTTTCGCTGCGCAGGTCGCGGTTGGAAACCATGCTGAAGGTCCTCGATGTCGACGGTGCGGTTCGTCGCGTGGCCGGCGGGTGGGTCGCGACCGGCCAAGCCTGGGTGTACGACGCGGATCGGTACGACCGCGTCAATACTGCGCGCCGCGGTGAGCAGAACTCGATGCTGGAATACCTTTCGACCACAGAGTGCCGGCTTCAGTTTTTGCGTCGCGTGCTCGACGATCCGGGTGCCGGCCCCTGCGGTAGGTGCGACAACTGCGGTGGGTTGGCGCTCGCGATGCAGGTTGACGCCGCCGATGTCGCCCGGGCCGCCGAGCGATTGAACAAACCGGGTGTGCCGGTGGAGCCGAGGGCAATGTGGCCGACCGCGATGAGCCAGCTGGGTGTGGCATTAAGCGGCAAGATTGCCCCCGGTCAGCGCCCCGAGCAGGGTCGCGCCGTCGCGCGGCTGGACAGCCTCGGACATGGGTCTGCGCTCCGAGAGCTGTTCTCTAGCAACACCCCCGATGGTGAGGTCCCGATTCCGTTACGGCATGCCATGGTCGCGGTCCTCGACGATTGGGACTTCCCGGCTGGGCGCCCCGCCGGCATCGTTTTCATCGACTCGGCGTCCAGGCCACTGTTGGTGGCCCACATCGCGCAGGGGCTGGGGCGCTTCTTGAAGCTGCCCGTCCTTGGGTCTTTCGTTCTCGCCCAAGACGGGCCGTTGAACACAGGTCAGAGCAACTCGGCGCAGCGCCTCAAAACTGTGGTGAACCGTCATCATCTGCACCTGGAAAGCAACCTTGGTGCGGGGCCCGTGCTGTTGGTGGACGACTACACCGACTCAGGCTGGACCCTGACAGTGACCGCGAAAGCGTTGCGCGAAGCCGGCGCCACGGCGGTCTATCCCTTCGTTCTGGGTGTCCGGTAA
- a CDS encoding neutral zinc metallopeptidase yields the protein MAAQGATQFRSRAGRVMPAVLATALLLSGCATTISGNASSDPMAVPSTKPAGYTPSSFPIRFALDDGPDQVVRDSLDDINRYYSEFFPQVYGIDFEPLRGGYYSIAPGEGHASSCMDGPNDEAVVDNAFYCPAFDEIAYWRPLVDEFASNYSDLQVALVMAHELGHAIQARVGDTSNLSIVMETQADCFAGTWAKQVQEKKAPHFSFNEENLDLTLAAWALVLPDQVGSDPNDRSAHGSAFDRVSAFQEGYQSGPTACRDDFNDARVFTQQEFSSDNASTDGLGNATYEETLKFSESSLNEYFTTKFKELGVEWKPPTLTVGPTGSDGCPEKHIVSYCPDSNTVLISDEVSLREVHRKSGDYAVLTALGLAYGSAALVQLGYSLTDQRAVSAVSCLTGIFSGEVLRVPGTYGLQISPGDFDEATVLLLQADSANHLVNTGSDPAFDRLDQFRFGVIQGAGGSITACGLRAG from the coding sequence ATGGCTGCCCAGGGCGCTACTCAATTCCGGTCCCGGGCGGGGCGCGTGATGCCCGCGGTGCTCGCGACAGCGCTGTTGCTGAGTGGGTGCGCGACGACCATTTCTGGCAATGCCTCCAGTGATCCGATGGCGGTGCCGTCTACTAAGCCCGCCGGGTACACGCCGTCCTCCTTTCCGATCAGGTTTGCGTTGGATGACGGGCCGGATCAGGTGGTGAGGGATTCCTTGGATGACATCAACCGTTACTATTCCGAGTTCTTCCCGCAGGTGTACGGAATCGATTTCGAACCGCTTCGGGGCGGCTATTACTCCATTGCGCCAGGGGAAGGGCATGCCTCTTCCTGCATGGATGGCCCTAACGACGAAGCCGTGGTCGACAATGCTTTCTACTGCCCAGCATTCGACGAGATTGCCTACTGGCGCCCGCTGGTGGACGAGTTCGCGAGCAATTACAGCGATCTTCAGGTGGCGTTGGTGATGGCGCACGAGCTGGGGCACGCCATTCAGGCGCGTGTTGGCGACACCAGTAACCTCTCAATTGTAATGGAAACCCAGGCTGACTGCTTTGCGGGCACGTGGGCCAAACAAGTGCAAGAAAAGAAGGCCCCGCACTTCAGTTTCAACGAAGAAAACCTGGACCTGACCCTTGCAGCGTGGGCTTTGGTGTTGCCGGACCAGGTGGGTTCAGATCCGAACGACCGTAGCGCGCATGGAAGCGCCTTCGACAGGGTCAGCGCCTTCCAGGAGGGTTACCAGTCCGGGCCGACCGCTTGCCGTGACGATTTCAACGACGCCAGGGTCTTCACCCAACAGGAGTTCAGCTCGGACAACGCCAGTACTGATGGCCTTGGAAACGCCACCTACGAGGAGACGCTTAAATTCTCCGAGAGCTCCCTCAACGAGTATTTCACCACCAAATTCAAGGAATTGGGAGTGGAGTGGAAGCCGCCGACGCTCACTGTGGGTCCGACCGGTTCGGATGGGTGTCCCGAAAAACACATTGTCTCCTATTGCCCAGATTCCAACACCGTGTTGATTTCCGATGAGGTCAGCTTGCGCGAAGTGCACCGAAAAAGCGGTGATTACGCTGTGCTAACAGCGCTGGGATTGGCGTACGGTTCTGCGGCTCTGGTGCAGCTGGGATATTCCCTCACCGACCAGCGCGCTGTCAGCGCAGTGAGCTGCTTGACGGGAATCTTCAGCGGGGAGGTTCTCCGCGTTCCGGGCACCTACGGTTTACAAATTAGCCCGGGCGATTTCGACGAAGCGACAGTGTTGCTCCTGCAGGCTGATTCGGCCAACCACTTGGTCAACACAGGCAGCGACCCCGCCTTCGACCGACTCGATCAGTTCCGATTCGGTGTTATTCAGGGCGCGGGAGGCAGCATCACCGCCTGCGGTCTCCGGGCGGGGTGA
- a CDS encoding MFS transporter: protein MSKIDSSVSGPAQPVGSRGQIVAWAFWDWGSAAFNTVVVTFIFSRYLTTSNVAGDMSEAQASARLSIAVAIAGILIALFAPVAGQRADALGKRRQSVAIWTAAVVACSAGLFFVKPDPSYFLLGIVLYAAGLVFFEFSEVSYNAMLRQISTPQTVGRVSGLGWSMGYFGGIVLLLIAYVGFIAGEDNAPTAGLFGISTDESLNIRLIAVFAAVWFAVFALPVLFKVPEKPADPGAGRQSLVDSYKMLIGDIKRLWAQDRNTLYFLFASAVFRDGMSYIFTVAAILAVSLFDIPTGDVLIFGIAANVISAIGALAAGRLDDSLGPKKVIIYSLLGILVSGCILLALSGPTAFWVFGLILCLFVGPAQSASRTFMARLITTGNEGKMFGLYATTGRAVAFLAPALYALGAGVTDNERVGGYGIMLVIAAGLLMLLRVRSPQPALTH, encoded by the coding sequence ATGAGCAAAATCGATTCGTCGGTGTCGGGTCCAGCGCAGCCGGTGGGCAGCCGGGGTCAGATAGTTGCGTGGGCCTTCTGGGACTGGGGTTCCGCGGCCTTCAATACCGTCGTCGTCACCTTTATTTTTTCGCGCTACCTCACCACCAGCAATGTCGCTGGCGATATGTCGGAAGCGCAAGCATCCGCGCGACTCTCGATCGCTGTTGCCATTGCGGGCATTCTGATCGCCTTATTCGCTCCGGTCGCCGGCCAGCGCGCCGATGCGCTCGGTAAGCGACGGCAATCGGTCGCCATCTGGACGGCGGCAGTCGTGGCGTGCTCGGCTGGGCTGTTCTTCGTCAAACCCGATCCCTCCTACTTCCTCCTCGGCATCGTCTTGTACGCGGCCGGCTTGGTGTTCTTCGAATTCTCGGAGGTGTCCTACAACGCGATGTTGCGGCAGATCTCCACCCCGCAAACGGTCGGCCGGGTCTCCGGACTCGGATGGTCAATGGGCTATTTCGGTGGCATCGTTTTACTACTGATCGCCTACGTCGGCTTCATCGCAGGCGAAGACAACGCACCCACGGCGGGTCTGTTCGGAATCTCCACGGACGAGAGCCTCAACATCCGATTAATTGCCGTGTTTGCAGCGGTGTGGTTCGCGGTCTTCGCGCTGCCCGTTTTGTTCAAAGTTCCGGAGAAGCCCGCCGACCCAGGGGCGGGCAGGCAATCGCTCGTCGACTCCTACAAAATGCTGATCGGCGACATTAAGCGACTGTGGGCACAGGACCGCAACACCCTGTATTTCCTTTTCGCCTCAGCGGTGTTCCGCGACGGGATGTCCTACATCTTCACCGTCGCCGCAATCCTGGCGGTTTCGTTGTTCGATATTCCCACTGGGGACGTGCTCATTTTTGGCATTGCCGCGAACGTCATCTCCGCCATCGGGGCATTAGCCGCAGGGCGCCTCGACGATAGCCTCGGCCCCAAAAAAGTGATCATTTATTCCCTTCTGGGCATTCTGGTCAGTGGCTGCATCCTGCTGGCGCTTTCGGGCCCGACCGCATTTTGGGTGTTCGGTTTGATCCTGTGCTTATTTGTCGGTCCAGCGCAATCGGCTTCCCGGACGTTCATGGCGCGCCTGATCACCACGGGCAACGAAGGCAAGATGTTTGGTCTCTACGCCACCACCGGTCGGGCCGTCGCCTTCTTGGCACCGGCGCTCTACGCGCTTGGGGCTGGCGTGACCGACAACGAGCGGGTGGGCGGGTACGGCATCATGCTGGTGATCGCTGCCGGGCTGTTGATGTTGCTGCGAGTCCGCTCACCGCAACCAGCGCTCACCCACTAA
- a CDS encoding prephenate dehydrogenase yields MLPPVCILGLGLIGGSLMRAASTKTSVFGWSRSDQTRQSALEDGFAVSASLEEALAKAADTDALVVLASPVPTFAPLLRTINDVAPTVRLTDVASVKSMVADLVSQHAPHARFVGSHPMAGTAHSGWRAGSPDLFRGAAWVTCIDEETDIADWLPVAALALAVGSRVVPCESGEHDRAVARISHLPHLLALALAQVGELGGPLAMSLAASSFADGTRVAGTRPELIRAFTETNVPALVDALDDALGIIGVARASLASTGSLVKITEAGHAARLAFDDRGSDLTAVELTGQDLAEQLLAVGSAGGHVTHLTLKAGDPEGALVRALYPSLDGDL; encoded by the coding sequence ATGTTGCCGCCCGTGTGCATCCTCGGGTTGGGACTGATCGGGGGCTCGCTGATGCGTGCGGCAAGCACTAAGACCAGCGTGTTCGGCTGGTCGCGCAGCGACCAAACGAGGCAAAGCGCACTCGAAGACGGTTTCGCGGTCTCCGCCTCTCTAGAGGAAGCCCTCGCAAAAGCTGCCGATACGGACGCCCTTGTTGTGCTGGCCTCCCCCGTGCCGACATTCGCTCCGCTGCTGCGCACCATCAACGATGTCGCTCCGACCGTTCGGCTCACCGATGTGGCCAGCGTCAAATCGATGGTTGCCGACCTGGTTAGCCAGCACGCCCCCCATGCTCGCTTTGTCGGATCACATCCCATGGCGGGGACTGCGCACTCCGGCTGGAGGGCCGGCTCACCGGACCTCTTCCGAGGGGCTGCCTGGGTCACCTGTATTGACGAGGAGACCGACATCGCTGATTGGCTCCCCGTGGCTGCCCTCGCACTCGCCGTCGGTAGCCGCGTTGTGCCGTGTGAGAGCGGGGAGCATGATCGCGCGGTCGCTCGCATCTCCCATCTGCCCCACCTGTTGGCGCTGGCGCTGGCGCAAGTGGGCGAACTGGGTGGCCCGCTTGCCATGTCGCTGGCCGCTTCGTCATTTGCCGATGGCACTCGGGTTGCGGGCACGCGTCCCGAACTGATCCGCGCATTCACGGAAACTAACGTCCCCGCGCTGGTTGACGCTTTGGACGATGCCCTGGGCATCATCGGGGTCGCGCGGGCTTCGCTGGCATCCACCGGCTCGCTGGTCAAGATCACTGAAGCGGGCCACGCTGCGCGGCTTGCGTTCGACGACCGCGGGAGCGACCTGACGGCGGTCGAACTCACCGGACAGGACCTCGCGGAGCAGCTGTTGGCAGTCGGTTCCGCGGGCGGGCACGTCACGCACCTCACACTGAAAGCCGGCGACCCGGAAGGCGCACTCGTGCGCGCCCTCTACCCGAGCCTTGATGGTGACCTCTAA
- a CDS encoding nitroreductase family deazaflavin-dependent oxidoreductase: MTFDAEYEPSPTKWVRDQVAAIEESGGTEGTMMLGMPVIIVNTIGVKTGKLRKIPLMRVEHDGVYAAVASLGGAPKHPVWYFNVTADPRVEVRDGQHVARLTAREVFGDEKAVWWERAVAAYPPYAEYQQNTERVIPLFVLEP; encoded by the coding sequence ATGACTTTCGACGCTGAGTACGAACCGAGCCCTACCAAGTGGGTACGCGACCAGGTCGCTGCCATTGAAGAGTCCGGAGGCACGGAGGGAACGATGATGCTCGGCATGCCCGTCATCATCGTGAACACCATTGGCGTCAAGACCGGAAAACTGCGCAAGATTCCCCTGATGCGAGTAGAACATGACGGCGTCTACGCAGCTGTCGCATCGTTGGGCGGCGCCCCGAAGCACCCGGTCTGGTACTTCAATGTCACAGCAGACCCCAGGGTTGAGGTCCGAGACGGACAGCATGTGGCGCGATTAACCGCACGTGAGGTTTTTGGCGACGAGAAGGCTGTGTGGTGGGAGCGCGCAGTGGCTGCGTATCCGCCGTACGCGGAATACCAACAAAACACCGAGCGCGTCATCCCGTTGTTTGTGTTGGAGCCGTAG